The Triticum urartu cultivar G1812 chromosome 5, Tu2.1, whole genome shotgun sequence genome contains the following window.
ACACTACTACCGCCTGAAAGAAGAAAGATTCGACGAGCCCCAATACAAACACGGGAATCCCAGCGAGACGCCGACGGGCTAAGCGAGCCGGCCTGCGCGGATCGGGAAACATGGCCCTTCCGGGCGGTGGCGCGACGTCCCACCCCGGCGACAGCGGTCGCGTCTTGCCCGGATCAGCCAGCAATAATGCCGATCGGGCACTCGTACGGGCCAATGATGAGTAATCGCAATTGCGACAGGGACCAACTCCAGGTACCACGCTTGACGCGGTTGCATCCCGGGGAGGCGCCACCCGCGGCGGCGCACCTGCCATTGCCGGCGTGCATTGATCCAGGCGGGCTCGTCCAGACGCCGCCGGTGCCGAGGGTCACGGCGGCGGCAGGACCTGTCACAGGGAGAAATTTCAGCGCGGGGCACGTCATGGCGTGCGCGGCAAATACAAAATTGCTCGGTCGTGTTGACCGTTGAGTATGTCGACGTGTCTGGCGGCTGGATAAGAGCGCGCGCGCCGTGCAGCTCCATGCCCGTCGCCGTCAGCGTCGGGGGCTCGGACGGCCGACCGCCGCCAGGTCGCCACGTCCGACCACCAACCGCGGCCAGCTCTTGGGCTGCCCATGAGCTGGTTCCACGGGGGGCGCGATCGTACGTGGCACGGGCCAGGGGTGCACGTCAGCGTCCACGGCCGCCCCGGCAGGAGCGGTTCTAGCCCCGCGATCGTGCCTATCTGGACGCCACATCGATCCACATGCGTCAATCATTACTGCAATCTTTCTGAAGTAGAAGTGTTGTTTGAGCGGTGTGGAACTTCGATTTGGGGATAGCCATGAAAATGGTCACGCAGGACAAGTAATTCGAGTAGTATGTATTTCTGTATGTATCTGACGTGGCGGCGTGATACGACTTGTCAGAGCTGAAGCTTCTCTCGCCCGGTCGCTCGGACACTTGGACCTGCCGCTTGCATGCATTATTTGCTTTCGTTTTCGAACTTGTCTGGCCATGCATTTTTCAACACAGTAAAAATCACGAGGCGAACTCGCGTGCCAAGTTTCCAGTCGAACAGCAGTGTCGTGTTCCCGCGCCTATAAGAACATCCAAACTTTTTGGACACCACATCACACCTCAAGAAGCAACCAAGAACGCGCGCGGCTGGCTGCAGATCATCGACGGCGGAAGGAAAGCAACCCATAACGATCTCTTCTATCCGACCGGCCATGGACCCGCGGTGCGGCGGCCACTGGGAGAGCTCCTCGGAGGACGTGACGAGGTCGCTGCTGCCCCTGCACGACATCACGGCGGACGGCGACGCCCGCCGCTCCTCCTGCCCGCCGCTCGTCGCGTCGCTGCTCGCCAACGGGTACCTGTCGATCGCGGCCGGCCCGCTGGCCGCCGCGCTGATCTGCGCGCTCGTCGACCTGGGCCCCGAGCACGCCGCGGCGCGCAACATGCTGGGCGTGCTGGCGTGGGTGTTCATCTGGTGGATCACCGACGCCGTGCCGCTGGCCGTCGCGTCCATGGCGCCGCTCTTCCTCTTCCCCGTCTTCGGCGTCTCCTCCGCCGACGCCGTCGCCAAGTCCTACATGGACGACGTCATCTCCCTCGTCCTCGGCAGCTTCATCCTCGCCCTCGCCATCGAGCACTACAACATCCACCGCCGCCTGGCGCTCAACGTACGCACGTTCATCATGGAGTAGCACCGCGCGACTGACTGATTCTTTCACACTAGTACTGTACTGACATCGTGCGGCGGGCGCGCAGATCACGTCGCTCTTCTGCGGGGACCCGGTGAAGCCGGCGCTGCTGCTGCTGGGCATCTGCGGCACCACCATGTTCATCAGCATGTGGATCCACAACACGCCCTGCACCGTCATGATGATGCCCGTGGCCACGGGGATCCTGCAGAGGCTCCCCGGCGACGCGGCCGCCGGCGCCGACGCGCGCGAGTTCAGGCGCTTCTCCAAGGCGGTGGTGCTCGGCGTCGTGTACGCTTCGGCGATCGGCGGGATGGCCACGCTGACGGGAACGGGCGCCAACATCATCCTGGTGGGGATGTGGTCCACCTACTTCCCGGAGCAGGAGCCCATCACCTTCAGCTCCTGGATGTCCTTCGGCCTCCCCATGTCGCTCCTGCTCTTCGCCGCGCTCTGGGCCACGCTCTGCCTCATGTACTGCTCCAGCAACACCGGCACGGCGCTCTCCGCTTACCTTGACCGCACCCATCTCAGGAGGGAGCTCAGCTTGCTTGGTACGTCATCTTtcttgctctctctctctctctctgtctctctctgcaCTTTGAATTTTGGACGAACTCTTGGTCAAACATTTGGACTGTTGGCAACCGTTCAAGTTTGATTCCAGCGTTTAGTTATCTGATCGGGATCTTCATTCAATTGGTGCCAGGTCCAATGGCTTTTGCAGAGAAGATGGTTCTTGCCGTTTTCGGGGTAAGTTTGTACATTTTCAATCAGTAAAAAGTTCAATGTTATTGCAGCAGAACTGAATGGATCAATGGCTGCTGATTCACGCAGGGCCTGATTGTCCTGTGGATGACGAGGAGCATCACAGACGACATCCCCGGGTGGTCCGTCCTCTTCCACGGCAATGTCGGCGATGGAACGGTCACTGTAAGCATCGCGCAAACTTCCGATCAATCCTCAGGAACAAGCTGTCACACGAGCTCACGGCACACCTATATACCTGGGCGCAATGCAGATCATGATGGCGACGCTGCTCTTCATAATCCCGAGCGGCAAGAGCGACGGCGAGAAGCTCATGGACTGGGCCAAGTGCCGGAGGCTGCAGTGGCacatcgtcctcctcctcggcgcGGGGTTCGCCATCGCCGACGGCTTCAAGACGAGCGGCCTGACGGACATCCTCGCCGGGTGGCTGGGATTCCTGCGGGGCGCGCCGGCGCTGGCCGTCGCGCCCGTAGCGTGCGTCTTCAGCGGCCTCATCACCGAGTTTACCTCCGACGACGCCACCACCACGCTGGTGCTGCCGCTGCTGGCGGAGCTGGGCAGGAGCATCGGCGTGCACCCGCTGCTGCTCATGGTGCCCGGCGCCGTCGGCGCGCAGCTCTCCTACCTGCTGCCCACCGGGTCGCCCGGCAACTCCGTCGGCTTCAGCACCGGGTACGTCACCATC
Protein-coding sequences here:
- the LOC125509690 gene encoding tonoplast dicarboxylate transporter-like: MDPRCGGHWESSSEDVTRSLLPLHDITADGDARRSSCPPLVASLLANGYLSIAAGPLAAALICALVDLGPEHAAARNMLGVLAWVFIWWITDAVPLAVASMAPLFLFPVFGVSSADAVAKSYMDDVISLVLGSFILALAIEHYNIHRRLALNITSLFCGDPVKPALLLLGICGTTMFISMWIHNTPCTVMMMPVATGILQRLPGDAAAGADAREFRRFSKAVVLGVVYASAIGGMATLTGTGANIILVGMWSTYFPEQEPITFSSWMSFGLPMSLLLFAALWATLCLMYCSSNTGTALSAYLDRTHLRRELSLLGPMAFAEKMVLAVFGGLIVLWMTRSITDDIPGWSVLFHGNVGDGTVTIMMATLLFIIPSGKSDGEKLMDWAKCRRLQWHIVLLLGAGFAIADGFKTSGLTDILAGWLGFLRGAPALAVAPVACVFSGLITEFTSDDATTTLVLPLLAELGRSIGVHPLLLMVPGAVGAQLSYLLPTGSPGNSVGFSTGYVTIKDMVVTGMPIKIVGVAALTLLLPTLGVAVFGMDQKV